TTAACTCCTTCACAAGAAATGCTAGTTAAAAAAATCAGTTCCAAATATCTTACCCACGAAAGTAGAGTCAACCATTAACATTTGATTCCAGTTCGCACACCATAAAACGAAAAATTGGAAagcaaagaaaaagtgaaagaaACTACAAGTTCATAAAATACAAAATACCAGTGAAGTTAGGTGACAAAGTTACATGCTAAAGCACGCGCCcagaaaaaataaatagatcTTCTACACTCTACAATAAACAGCAAAGCTCACCAACCGACTGCAAAAGATTaaaaaagtcaaacaaatcgTCCTCAGAACAGTATTTAAATACTTTATTAGCTCAATAATGAGCAAACCGCATGCACCATGACAtcatactaaaaaaaaaaaactcaacaaTATCACCACCCAAAATTCCAAaacagataaaaaaaataaaaaacaagaaCTTTTACTATATTACAAATAgcaaatcacaaatatcaaatgAAAATTATGATCATCTCAAATTTAAGAACTATTCAAACAGCAAAAAGATCACAAATCTCGCTAACGAGCCAGAAACAGGAAAATCGGGTCAGAGTCAATACAGCGGTCTTGACGAGCTCGTCGGTGTAAGATCCAGAAGACGAGGCTTTGACGATGGAGACACGGCTGCGGGAGGGGAAAGCGCAGGCCCGTTGGTTGAAGGACTGCTGGCCGATCCACGATGATGATGATGCGTTTAGCTTAACAAAACTCGTGCACGCCGCCATCGTCGCGACTGATTGATCAAAGTCGTCGAAATTACTATTTGTAGGACTgataaattttctttctttctcggTGAGAAAGAGTGGAAAGACGTTTATAAAAAAGGGCGATTTGGCGTGAGCAGAAGAGAACAGAGAAAATGGGCAAAGTTGGTTAAATATTTTGGTTCCCTCGGGAAGTCCGCACTTTGCTATGAACGGGAGAGTAGCTGTTGAAATAATCCAGTACAATATAATAATAGGACAAGTCAGGTGCGGAGCTACcaaacacacactcacacagTAGATATTTTGTTGTTTGTCCGATTTGCCCCTAGGGGTACAATGGCCCGACCACGTATGTATacacatttatatatatatacatatacattaGCTAGGATAACAGCAAAAGAGCAACTAAAATCCCATGTATTTCACGTTTCAATCACTTGTATCCCTTTTTATGGAAACTTATTTcaatataaaaatgtatagtGGAGAGGTGTCAATTAGCATTTCATTGATGATTTAGGAATTTTCTTGATACTCATGAGATGGTACGACTATTGTTTCATtctcaacaaaaaaaagaaaaagaaaaaaacatatTCATGTTGTTCAATGTCTCGTAAAAATGAATCAATACGTGTCTAAAGTTATTTCAGTATTCATTTTTCGCGTTCTCCAATTTAGTTTTCTTAGGAATGTCTTGTATAAAGCTATTTCCGTAGGCTGCTTATGAATACAATAGAAGGCGAAAAAAGGGTTAGGAGTACATCGATGTCAAATGGTTGATTAGTTAAAAATGTGAAAATGCAGTGACTTCAAAAGGGTGCAAAAAGCACTTTGAAAATATGAAGAgaataatttataattataataaattagtaaAACTCATAATTGAATCCTTATATAATTTTAGTACACCCATCATGCAAATTATAAACAATCACGATTGATATATAGATTGGATCAATTATCAAATTTACGATTTAATGATCAAAATATCCATGCCATGGTACTTACTCATTTCAATTTAGTCGACACCAAGCGAGATTATAATAGCTTACTCTTAGGAGGGCGGACTCATACCTAGGAATCGGAATTGCAATTAGAATTAcattcaaaaattcaatatggGTTTTGATCAAGAATATCATTACAATGACTAGTGTTTGGTACATATTTATAAGGTTTTGGAATCAAAttattcttcattttcttttctttattttttttcttctttcccttcTCTTGTTGTTGTCTTCCCAACCCTTAAGTACTCGTGCTTCACCATATTCTCTTAAACCAACACTTGACCATCATCAATCAACCTTACAATCTGTGGAGCATGAAAAAGCAGCTTACAAGAGATGGAAGAAAGATTtacacaaaaaggaaaaaaaaaagaaaggagagagaaCCAAATGAAGAGTGGCTGCAATGGAGTATtagaggagaaagaaagagagaagacAAGGGAAAATAATAGAGAttgacaagaaagaaaagagaaccagATGAGGTGGGTCTGCTGCTATGGAGAATTGGAGGAGAAAgtgaagagagaaaaaagagagagagatgatgATAAAAGACTGCTATGGAATATGGGATAAGAGAGAAAAGGTGTTGCCATGTAAATTGGGCCGATGTGATTGAGTGATGAAAAcgatatattttcttttttttttttaagttttcgagtcaaattgaatcaaatttgaaaattcgtGAAAATCCGTCCAATTTGCTAGGAATTGAGAACTCTCGAATTTTAACGTTTCATTACAAGATTCTGAATCCAATATGTAACCCAAATAATAAGAATTggaattattttaatttttgattcCGATCATCTTTTATCAAATGACACCTTAATGCTCTACTGAATTTTCGGCATTAGGCGCTTGAGGATAATTTCGTGATTTCATCCCATAGGGATGGCAGCAACAATAATCAGTTGCCGTCGGGTTTCCGAAAATGCCAAGGAAACGGGATCGGGGATGATAGCTCAGTGTGAGTAGGTGACGGACCTTTCCCTTCACCTAACATGCAAGCTTGAAAAGTGCGATGGCTATCTTTCCCTACAACCACGTGCCGCTCCTGTAGAAAGCTCTAATTCAATATTTCAATGAAGCATTTTCCTAGGATGAAGATGCATCTTTTATTCTAGAATTTTCTAATGCACAAATTtgaattgcttttttttttggcttctaGCAGAAAAAGTTTTCGTGTATTATTTGGAGATTTATGTTTCATTCGTATCTCATTTTTTAGGACCTTTAGGGgtatatttcaaaaataattgAGTTTTGTTTCAATAACATTGTAAGATGTTTTATGACATGATCTTAAACGAAATACAAATGTAGTtgagaattaaaaaaaaaaaagtgattggaaATGTGTCTATGATATGgtagaaatttttttcatttttccgtTTTACAAATAATTTCCAATCTTGTTGTAATTGAGATGTAATGCATATGAGAcagaaaaataattaaaagtaaaaaagtCATTAGAAATGTGTAAAAGAAATATtcaggattgcattttccgtcatttttcatggaaaaagaACTGTTTGGATTGCATATTCAGAactgtttggattgcattttccgtcatttttcatggaaaaattactgtagcgatttgatatatgtgagggaaaaaggtgataggaaaatgtgatcacagaaaacgacaatattttctggcggaaacaagcaatccaaacaaggatAATATGTCCAAATAATGACAATTTAAACAAGCTCTTGTATTCTAAATCACAATCAAAATACAtgtctttaaaaaaattttctttctttatgaGGCCATGTAGCATATTGAACTTGTATTTATGTATATTGGTACAATTGTGCGTATTCAAaatcatatatattttttagattTCATCTATAAAAAAACAATTGAAAATCACGACAATTTTGAGCGATAGTCACAGACAAGAAAATCCTCAAAATCAAAGACGTAGGCTATTTGTTAGTTTGTTTCTATCACTTGTCGTATGTTGTTTAGTATAGGATTTCCTTTTTTTACTAGCCGAAATGCTATAAGGTGTCTTTGCTCGAAATCATaatgattttccttttttggataactgtcatttataaatataatttgtttgtatcataaatatattttttaatcatctcatatatatcacataGCAAAAAGTGCTATaatgttatttcaaataatcttctatTCTAAAGTATAACTTAACTAGATTAATGTACTTTTATAAAATCTCATTTTATAATCTAATTCTATCCTAGGCCTCCAACCTCCTTAATTTTCATGTTGCTGTTTATGCAGTGATGAAACCATGGGCCAAATATAAGTCTCTAGGCCAAAAAGCCTATTTCAACATGAGAAACCtataatttccaaaaaaaaaaaaagaaaaatgttatCACAATGTTGTCAATGAGATATACTCCTATCTCATAATAAAATTGAGAATAATAGACACCTTGTTCAACTTTTGGTATTAATTTTTCATCTTGGTACTACAATGttctttttcaagaattttaaagaAGATTCAATGTTACCATTtccatcccaaaaaaaaaaaaattgaatgatTTCGTTTTTGCCTCTCACTTTtccactaatttttttttttatgtcttTGCTCCATTTTGAATTTAAGCTTTCAAGCTGAATTTTCAACTTAAACATTGggcctttaaaaaaaaatcgtcTTTCTCAAAAGAACACCTAAGAAATAGTTTCCATTTCAAATATGTTTTTCTTATACTTAAGGGTCTATTTGGCACGCCTATTTTATGTATGTCACAAAGAAACAAATTTTGGTAAAATATCATCTACAATGATACTCTTATATCCctacaattttttaaaaataaaatagagtAATAGTGGTGGGTAGTAGGTGTTGCCAGTAGAGGCCTAGAGGGTAGCAAGCAGTGAGAGGAAGAGTAAGGGATAAGCATCaaactttttttaaaacaacTTTCATATAGCTTAAGTATTTTTTggtatatttttcaaaaactacacCGTAACATTgtatctcaaaattttttttggctgtagatatattttaagatattttaaaattttaaaatttcatctagaaatttttaaaaattttattaggaATGGGTGGTGGGACGGTGGGGGTTTGTGATAggtggaaaaagaaagagatggTAGAATatcttcttatttattttttgtctttttgttaGGTGTGTTTGAGATTCGTATTTGAAGTGTTTTTAAGGATACGTATGCCTTATGGAGAGTGTTATCATAGCATTACATTTGAAAATCTAGTATTTAAAAATAGGCAAATCTATAAAGATTAGGTTATATTAAAACACACTATTAGGAATATAAACGTATCTAATTAAGTAGAACACCCTAAGATTCAAATTTGTTTGACTTTCttaacaaatttgaaattttgttcaaaattaaCCTGTTTATCGCCTTATGGAGTGTGTTATCATAAcattatatttaaaaaactaGTATTTGAGAAATAGGCAAATCTATAAAGATTAGGTTATAGTAAAGCACACAATTAGGAGTATAAACGAATCTAATCAAGTTGAACACTCTACTATTCaaacttgtttgattattttaacgagtttaaaattttgttcaagTTGTTTATTCACTAAATTGAGTTTGaacgagtttttttttttatcaaatttgaattttatcgaATATAAAATGCTATTtaatcttgacttgattagttaACAAATCAAACTCGAACGAATTCTTATCAAATCGAATTTTTAAAATAGTTTGCTCCATCTTTCAACTCTACACACTATCCAAATGGATTTGGAAATAGCAACTTGAAATCTATCCCTTGTCCACAGAAAGGGGAAATGTAGATGAAATTAATAAACTGTAAATGTTTATGATGAAAAGAACATTTCAAAATCTTAAACTTTGGATAAAGTAAAAAAGTTccaaaaagaagaacaaaaaggTAAGAATGACAAGGAAAAACAGTCCATGAAAGAAATAacaaatttgttcacaaaaaaaCCTCTTGCAacatattctttttttcaatcctgctaaaaaaaaaagaacatattcTCTATTTTTTCAGTTGCTGATATTATCCAAAATTTTTAGAAAGTCCTATCCACTATTTGTCTGCTGTTTCTGAAAtttaaaaggaagaaaaagaaataaacacaAAGACACACGTCAGCATTGTCTACTCGACAGAAAACCCTAACgttctccatcttcatcctctcCATCAGAACCGAACTGAAACGGtaacaaaatttcctcattttccaaacccaaacccaaaccctaaccccaagCTTCCCAAAATGCTCCTATAATCCCATATCATTTCGGCATTGCCCCTCCCCTTCCATACATATAATCCATACATACATACCCATACACAAAACAGATTTTCTGAAATTATGTCGCAGGATGGGGCAGCGGCAATGGTTTCGGCATCGCTAACAGCGACTGTGACGGGGACGGCAGCGGCAGCTGGGACGGGAATAGTGCCTGCAACTGTCGATCGGAGGATTTCCGAGCCTCAATCTCCGGCAACTGAAATTAGAAATGTTAATAACAACAATGGCAGCAGAAACGATAAAAGTATTACCAATAAGAATGGGAATGGGACGCTTATGCCTCCACCGCCACCGCCATCGCAGGTTTTTCCGACCTATAGTTCCCACAGGCTGCGGCTGAACCCTAGCGCCGATCACAAGCCGGATAGTTATGAGGATTTGCAATTGGACTTCAGTCCTCTGCTTTTCAGCTCTCTGGAGAGGTATTTGCCGCCAACTCTCCTCAATTCGTCGCGGGAGACGAAGGTTCATTACATGCGTGAAATCCTCCTCCGTTACTCCACCGAAAGCGAGCGAAATCGTGTAAGTATATATACATGCACTAATATTTCTGCATGTTCGCTCATTTGCTTTTGTTGCTTGCATTACGGTTTGTGGATGGGGGAAATGTGGAAATTTTAGAATTGCATGGGGGGAAGTGAATATAATGGTTACATTTTACGTGTATTTATACGGGTTTATATCTCTGCTTCTACGCGTATGTATACATGGGCTAGGCATTGTAGTGCAAGGAGACACGTGTAAAAAGAttggaatttttatttttaaagaacttttaaaGGACGTTTTGAGGTATTCTTGCATGCAACTGTGCATGCGAAGATGCAGTAGTGGTGTTGGGAGACAAAAGTAGAATTGGATTGAGCTacagttatttatttatttatttatttttgttttatttgacaATTTTCTGTGATGGTATAAAAAAGATAGAAGTAATAAAAATGTTAGGAAGATTGTGAATTGTTTTTACTGGTAACTGTGACATTAGCTTAAAGTATGGAGAGGGTATGAACTTTTGGAGTAAATTCTATGTGTTTTTTccttgtatttttattttttcttccaTAATAGAGGTTGATTTGGGGAAGGGGACTGAGGAGGAAAAAGGAATGCAATTTCTGGAGGGTTGGAAGTTTTGCTGCTGTTACTGAAAATGGTCATCATTTTTTGCTTTGAATTTCTGCTGCTGTTTAGCGTTGAAAGAGAATGGGAATGTTGACAGTAAGACTAATTGGGTTTTGGGCATTTTATTCATGTTAAATTATTAGGGATTTTGATTGGCTTTTTGGAGGATATGTCTGAAGGGATAAGAAATCTGAGAGAAAGGAATTTGTTGGATATTTTTGTCATGTGTGTGTTCTCTGTCAGTTGAACACTTTATTAGGTAATGGAGCTGTCTAAGGGGCTTACATTTTTGCACAGACATTTTGTGTTCAACTACGATATTAAGTGACATTCCCCTGGAATTATTCATGTGGTTCTGTATATCTGTTGGAAATCTGctctttttctaattatttgGGTTGTCTCAACTCAAGAAGATTATTAGCTTGATAGTGTATGGTGGAAACTGAATGATGTACAAAACATGATGCAACTGGGATTCTTGCATGTTCTGTAAAGCATGCTTTTCCCATTATCTTGATGAGAAGATCTCTTGTACGCTATGCTTCTGTCGAAGCAACTTTTGAGAGTTTTCAACTTCTTTTGTGTTAACAGGTTCAGAAGCACAGAGAATACAGGCAAAAGATTATATCGAACTATCAGGTATAAACCCTGATAAAACTATAGTTGAGGATTATCTTTTTACCTAATTATGTTAGACATCGACATAAATATGGGTGCTCAATTTATTTTTATCAACAAGTAGAAAGTGGATTATATTTTAAGCTGCAATAACTTGTGTTTTGAGGAACCAATCCTTCCTGGTTTAATGCCTATTCTATCGGGAAGGGGATGGAAAATTGCTTACCAGCAAAAGATAATTATGATGGCTTAATGGCTATTGCCACTTGCccccaaattttattttataggtGCCAGATGAAATTAGATTGTCAGTGGAATTTTTTGTGTCTGGATGGAACTTAATGTTGGTTGTGTGAGCATAGTTTGAGTCCTATGGCTGTAGAAGCTAAAAGGGCTAATGGACATGTAAAGTGTGTAATATTGAAATTTGAAGATAATACTTGAAAACATATGGACCATCTATACACTGGAAAttataaagaaaggaaaaaagtatTTTGAGAtagagaagaagagaaaaatgctCCTCACAAGATTCATGTGAAAATTGACTTCTAAAATCTCAATTTCTCTTTGTTGTGTGGAGATCAAATTGGATCAGAGACACATATATACTGCTTCTATGGTACAAAGTGGCTGCTCCTATGAAATACTGTTATATATGTTAATTAGGAAATATAACACACTACAGCAGCCTTTTCATTACCAATTTACAGTAACAAATTATGCTGGCAAAATTTTAGTTCCCCATTCTTTTGCATGTGTTGTACTAGTCATAACAGAAACACCTAGACAATGTTTGCAACATGGTAAATACTACGGCTTGATGTTTATCCAGCTTTTTATAGCCATGAATTTTATTCCCACTAGTGTTCAAGGCACACACGAATATGTGTGCAACtaataaaagaaatttgtgcCAAATTTTTTGACTCTatttgaaatcattttcaagAGAATTAGTTTTATGTTGTAATAGTAAGTATGtagaaaattcattaaaataaaatatatgaaCAAATAATTATTTAGTAGTAATTCATAACCATAATTGATagttgctaaaaaaaaaataaggttTACTAAATAAgttgaaaaacaaaataataagaaATACATATTAGTTGGAAGAAAGATATATTGGACGTTGGAAGTGGGTAGTTATCAAGGCTAGTTTAGGAAGAACATAAAGTGATACAAAAAGTTTACACCAACTCCTCCCTCTCCCTTTATATATAGCATAGATATGCGTTGAAAAGATAGTAGTGAATGGATACACTATTCATGTTGCTATTTTGCTTACCTAGATCTGCTCACTGTTATGTTAGCCATGTTCCTCACCTAAAGCTGTTTTTTTTCCAGCCTTTACATAGGGAACTGTATATTATGCAAGCTTCAAATTTCTTTGTCCCTTCGTTTCTCAAGGCTGTGAGTGAAAACACTGAAGAAAGTTTCAGAAGTATAATGTCTGAACCATCTCCAGGAGTTTTTGCATTTGAAATGCTGCAACCTCGCTTTTGTGAAATGCTGTTGGCTGAGGTATGATGTAGATCGTTTTCAGTGATCTAAAATGCTATTTGTTTAATTTCTGTAGTTTAGCTTCTATGTTTTCTTATCAGGTTTTGATTGCTTAGgtagaaaattttgagaagtggGTGCACGAAACGAAATTCAGAATCATGCGGCCCAATACAATGAACAAATATGGTGCTGTCCTTGATGATTTTGGACTGGAAACAATGCTCGACAAATTGATGGAAGAATTTATACGCCCAATGTCAAGAGGTATGAGGTTTTTTTCCCTCCCCTGTGGAGGGTCAATTTCTGAACTGTTTAACAAGGTGAATGCAGGATgataatttttatttgtttctgCAGTGTTCTTTCCCGAAGTTGGTGGAGCCACACTTGACACACATCATGGATTTGTCGTCGAGTATGGAATGGATAGAGATGTTGACCTCGGTGTGTGATTGCATCCGAGCATTTCCGACTTCCTATTATGTTTTATTTCCTGATCTCAAAACCAGTGACTCATAACTAGTGGATGCCAATCTGATTCAATTCATTAACAGGATTTTGTATAGGATGTCATTGCATGGGTCTGCTTTTTGACATTACAATGAAGCTAAGTTACAGTCTTACAATCTGGGGTGTTGTAACAAGTAGTTACTATATATATCATGTTTTCTGTCATGTGAATTTTGTTTTAGGTAGCCTGGTTTTGTCAGAAATATTTGGAAGGATAAAGCATTTGCACATGTATGACCAAGTCCACTAGCTTGAAAAAGAATGTAATGAGCTAAAGACTTTCTAATCAACTGGTGATTACTGATCACTTTTGCCTGTCCACACTTTTCAGTTCCTTGTATTACAGAAGTTTAATTTTTAGTAAAAGTATTAATGCTGGATTTTTGTAAATCTCTAGTTGTATTTTGAAGTGTCACTTGATTAAGGACTGCAGGTTGCTGGAGTATATTGTGGTATTATATCTGTTTCCTCATCAAAAGGTGCTCTTCTTTGAAGCCTTGGACTGTGATGCTAAGGATACTTCATTTAGAGTAAAAGTTATACATTGGTCCGGTTGTGATTCGATCAAAGATCGGGATGGCTAATTAACTTGTTATATGGCAAAACAATACGTCTCTGACTTTCAAGGGCTTTACATTTATAGGTTTCCATGTGGATGACTCAGAAGTCACTCTGAATGTATGCTTGGGAAAGCAGTTCTCTGGTGGAGAGTTATTCTTCCGAGGTGTGCGGTGTGAGAAACATGTAAATTCTGAAACTCAGCCTGAGGTAAGTGACATTTGAACTATTATATGATCAAGTAGCccaattaaaagaagaaaaaatgaaaaagttggTGGTGACTTTGGGAAAAGCTTAGTGTTGATGTATTTATGCAATGCTGTAGTTTTTACTATCTGTTGTAAATGCAACAATGGCGGTCATGTCTacgccctttttttttttgacgccGGGCCACAGAGGTGGTGGGGAGGGGGGTTATGGGGTGTGCTTTATGTTAATTTTGCTAGAGGAAAGAAGTTTTCTATAGTCAGCAAATGGAAATGGAGCTCCTGATTTGTAATAGCCCTGCATGATAAGTTTTGGCAtgcttttgttttggttttgggTGTGGGAATTATCATCCTATTTTTCATTGTCTTTTTGTAGTTTATCACTGAAATATACTACGTTACCATTGTGCATGCATTGTACTATTTCCTCACTATGAAATATGCAACTTTTATtataatttgatgattgatCTTTTTCCTGTGAACTCTAAATCACAAGATGATGACTATCTATAACATATGCTGCTTTTAGTTTTGCATGTACAAGCAAAAGTTAATGTGTACTTGATCTTTGTTCTTTTTTAGGAAATCTTGGATTATTCCCATGTCCCTGGGCGAGCTGTTCTTCACCGTGGTCGCCATCGGCATGGTGCTAGGGCTACAACATGTGGGCACCGAATTAATTTATTACTGTGGTGTAGAAGGTACATTTTATTCATTGAAGCTGTTTGAAGGATTTTTGCTGTGCTGCACATGAATCATATAGATCTCCGAGTTCCCAATTGCAAACTCTCTTAATTTGTTTGAAGTGGTGTCTGCTCTGTGAAAGTTCCGAGGACCTTCCTTAGAATCAGATGTAGATCACGAGGAAAGGATGGTAGAGTAGATTGAGATGTCTGTTATTTAGTCTATTGGTAAAAGTGTTGGTGTTTGTTATCATGTTCAGTACCTACCTCTGAAACTGTTGCTGTCTTTGCAGTTCCGTTTTCAGAGA
This portion of the Coffea eugenioides isolate CCC68of chromosome 11, Ceug_1.0, whole genome shotgun sequence genome encodes:
- the LOC113754225 gene encoding uncharacterized PKHD-type hydroxylase At1g22950-like — protein: MSQDGAAAMVSASLTATVTGTAAAAGTGIVPATVDRRISEPQSPATEIRNVNNNNGSRNDKSITNKNGNGTLMPPPPPPSQVFPTYSSHRLRLNPSADHKPDSYEDLQLDFSPLLFSSLERYLPPTLLNSSRETKVHYMREILLRYSTESERNRVQKHREYRQKIISNYQPLHRELYIMQASNFFVPSFLKAVSENTEESFRSIMSEPSPGVFAFEMLQPRFCEMLLAEVENFEKWVHETKFRIMRPNTMNKYGAVLDDFGLETMLDKLMEEFIRPMSRVFFPEVGGATLDTHHGFVVEYGMDRDVDLGFHVDDSEVTLNVCLGKQFSGGELFFRGVRCEKHVNSETQPEEILDYSHVPGRAVLHRGRHRHGARATTCGHRINLLLWCRSSVFRELRKYQKDCSGWCAECQREKKERQRQSVAATKLELLRREGEAAS